Genomic window (Candidatus Nitrosocosmicus arcticus):
TAGAGAATGCAGAATATATTGCCAAATTCGCAACGACTCCTGATGTTGCTCTACAATCTGCGAATTCAGCTTTAAATACTGATCTTGCTAAATCATTGCAAATATTTTCAACTTTGTCTATAAAAGTGCAGCCTGCATACACCCTTTCTCCAGGCCAACCCTCTGCATACCTATTTCCAAAATCAGACACTACAGCTTCCCTGACGGCTGGACTGGGAATGTTTTCACTTGCTATGAGGGGAATGGAGTTATTGAACCAGTCGTGATGCTCTCTAATTAATTTTAGAATATTATCCTGAATTTCTTTTGCATTCAATATCATTTTTTGAAATAATTACTTATATAAAATATCGTAATCTGGCAAAATAGTACTATTTTAGTGATGATTTTTTGGTCATTTATGACAATAATTTTATACTACATGTTTTTTACTACTCATGAAGAAGGTTAAACAGATGGAAGGATATTGTGTTAAATGCAAAGCAAAAAGAGAAATGAAAGATGAAAAAGAGGTAACCATGAAAAATGGAAGACCTGCTACTCAAGGTATATGTACTGTATGTAATACGAAAATGTTCAAGATAGGAGGAAGTAAAAAATAATAAAAAATATAAAAAATGCAATAATCTAGT
Coding sequences:
- a CDS encoding DUF5679 domain-containing protein; protein product: MEGYCVKCKAKREMKDEKEVTMKNGRPATQGICTVCNTKMFKIGGSKK